The Salminus brasiliensis chromosome 3, fSalBra1.hap2, whole genome shotgun sequence genome contains a region encoding:
- the lrrc71 gene encoding leucine-rich repeat-containing protein 71 encodes MKKRSEKVSRERRGSGEEDDAPKADGLNVQDKGPAQSVEDYQCSGNLEMDFPELCALLGTREIPSVKLKQPIVASPATDSGETEDGQISSGGSKTTWCPNPCLQVEMENEDTRSAKKIIISGWRVDEVMAQVLNKTLPSLSNLQSLKMWRAGLTDSVLTSLGSTISMCSNLRTVILEGNPLPEESYHILMGEDSMVAHLSLRNNHIGEEGARLIGSALSTAHSANKTLLTLNMAFNSIGDRGAIYIAQGLRLNRSLLCLSLANNHIGDAGASCLAEVLGPFDLTHEEIVERRRQLISRDQSPSQVVAADSKCEGSLSVPSSSSIEHISKGSKSTSKKKDAPKQEEKPAASQTVAAAGKKEEPKLAKKETKVPRGRGGKSGGKEKPLSGSEQDDKSNFAQKTGEEALSPLLDPGIRHTEGKVIQPGNTVLVSLNLSGNKLTEQSLQKFLSSVGGQSEGGLLRLSLNRNRFPMDCEPFMKMLEIMSLKDPLNKTSSVQVDEEQGQAY; translated from the exons atgaaaaaacgaTCAGAGAAGgtgagcagagagaggagaggctCTGGAGAGGAGGACGATGCGCCCAAGGCTGATG GACTGAATGTACAGGACAAAGGCCCAGCCCAAAGCGTAG AGGACTACCAGTGCTCTGGAAACTTAGAGATGGACTTCCCAGAGCTGTGTGCTTTGCTTGGCACAAGGGAAATTCCTTCTGTGAAGCTCAAGCAGCCAATAGTAGCATCACCTGCTACAGACAGCGGAGAAACAG AGGATGGCCAAATCTCATCTGGAGGCTCAAAGACAACTTGGTGTCCTAATCCCTGCCTTCAGgtagagatggagaatgaagacaCTCGGAGTGCAAAGAAAATCATCATATCTG GTTGGAGGGTGGATGAGGTGATGGCTCAGGTGCTGAATAAGACATTACCATCCCTGAGCAATCTACAGAGTCTAAA GATGTGGCGGGCTGGACTGACTGATAGTGTTTTGACCTCCTTGGGAAGCACAATTTCCATGTGCTCCAACCTCCG GACAGTCATTTTGGAGGGAAACCCACTTCCAGAGGAGAGTTATCATATCCTCATGGGAGAGGACAGTAT GGTAGCTCATCTGTCATTACGAAACAACCATATTGGAGAGGAGGGAGCACGTTTAATTGGTTCAGCTCTGTCCACAGCTCACTCTGCCAACAAGACTCTTCTGACACTCAACATGGCCTTCAACTCTATTGGTGATAGAGGAGCCATTTATATTGCACAG GGGCTGCGTCTCAACCGCTCTTTGTTGTGTCTTTCCCTAGCCAACAATCATATAGGAGATGCAGGGGCAAGCTGTCTGGCTGAG GTGCTTGGCCCTTTTGACTTGACACATGAAGAGATTGTTGAGAGAAGGAGGCAATTAATCAGTAGGGACCAATCG CCATCTCAGGTAGTTGCTGCAGACTCTAAATGTGAGGGCTCTCTGTCCGTCCCTAGCAGCTCATCAATCGAGCACATCAGTAAAGGATCCAAAAGCACCTCTAAGAAAAAG GATGCTCCCAAACAGGAAGAGAAGCCAGCAGCAAGTCAGACAGTGGCCGCTGCAGGAAAGAAAGAGGAGCCCAAGCTGGCCAAGAAAG AAACAAAGGTGCCACGTGGTCGAGGAGGAAAGTCTGGAGGGAAGGAAAAGCCCCTGTCAGGATCAGAGCAAGAT GACAAAAGCAACTTTGCACAGAAG ACAGGAGAGGAAGCACTAAGCCCTTTGCTAGATCCTGGCATACGACACACTGAGGGAAAAGTAATTCAGCCAGGAAACACCGTACTTGTCTCTCTCAATCTGTCAG GTAATAAACTGACAGAACAGTCACTACAGAAGTTCTTGTCGTCTGTGGGTGGCCAAAGTGAAGGAGGACTCCTACGTCTGTCCCTTAAT aGAAACCGCTTTCCCATGGACTGTGAGCCCTTCATGAAAATGTTGGAAATTATGTCTCTTAAGGATCCTCTTAACAAAACCAGCTCTGTTCAGGTGGATGAAGAGCAGGGACAGGCATATTAG